A stretch of DNA from Granulicella pectinivorans:
AAACCCACCTGCTACCCAGAAAGATTCGGCCTCTTCTTGCCGATCCAGCCAATGAGCTAGTCTACAGCGCGGCGAGCATATGGGAGATCGCGATCAAGAAGAGCCTGGGCAGGCCTGACTTTCAACGCGACCTGCATGTGATGCAGCGAGGACTACGCACGAACGGGTATGTCGAATTACCGGTAAGCAGCTCGCACGCCCTTGCCGTTGCAACGCTTCCGCCGATTCACAAGGATCCGTTCGATCGACTGCTCATCGCGCAAGCGCTGGTGGAGGGTATTACGTTGCTGACTGTCGATTCCATCGTGGCTCGATATCCTGGGCCGATACGGAAGGTCTAGTTATTCGAGCTAGCGAACCTTCAGGTACTTCTCGGGGATCGGCGTGGATGGCGTTTCAGCACCCCACATGATCTGCACGACCCAGTAGCGGTCGCCGTCTTTCAAGAGCTGGAAGCTGTTGATGCCTCGGGCGAAGGGTTTGGGGTCCGCTGGTGCGTGGCGGGACTCGTAGGTGCTCCACACCTCAACGAGATTGCCGTAGACCTCGACACGGT
This window harbors:
- a CDS encoding type II toxin-antitoxin system VapC family toxin, which gives rise to MNFLLDTHMLLWATGETHLLPRKIRPLLADPANELVYSAASIWEIAIKKSLGRPDFQRDLHVMQRGLRTNGYVELPVSSSHALAVATLPPIHKDPFDRLLIAQALVEGITLLTVDSIVARYPGPIRKV